The genomic DNA ACCTTCAAATGTTTTATGCTCCAGAAAAACTTCATCAAAAACCAGATTTACCAATTAAATAATTCTCCTAATTCCACTTTTATTGTAGAGATGTTTTGCTATACACCCCTACATTGTTGTCAATTATATGGATAGTTTCGTGAATATGGTTTGGCGCTATAACAAATCCATCTATTTCAATGTTGTCCCTAATTTCAGATGTTTTTAACCACTCATTTCCAACATTTTCACAGAATCTATTTAAGAATACTTTTTCGTTTTTAATATTCCCCAAAAATAATAAATAATTATATGTACAAATGGTAGGGTATAACCCGGGGTATGTATAATCGTATCCCCCTAATCTGATTGAACGCCGCTTAAAAATATTCAAATTGTATTTCGCCATAATATTTCTGTATAGACAACTGTAGGGGTACGGTGCACCCTGCCCCTACAAACATATTGACTTCAAAGCTTTACAATTGCCTTTGTAGGGCAAACCTCTTCACATTTTCCACAATTTGTACATTTTTCTGGTTGTATGTATGCTACATTGTTTTCCACTATTATAGCATCAACTGGGCAATTTTTTGCACACAATCTGCATGCAATACACCCTACAGAACACACTTTTTTAGTTTCTACCCCTTTATCCTTTGACGAACAGGTAACAAGATACCTTTTTTCAACATCAATAAGTTCAATTAAATTTCTCGGACATGCTTTTACACATAATCCGCAGGCTGTACATTTATCTTCGTCTACAACCGGTATTCCGTTTTCTCCCATTTTCAGAGCATCAAAATTGCAGGCTTTTACACAACTACCTCCCCCCACACATCCATAAATACAACCTTTATTACCACCACCTAATAACACAATGGCATGACAATCTAACGGACCGTAATAATCATACTTGGAAGGACACTCGTTATGGCCGCCCCTACACTTTATTTTTGCTACTTTTCTAACAGAAGCACCAACCTCCAGTCCTAGAAGTTTTCCAATTTTTTCAGCCAACTCAGCTCCACCTACCGGACAGGCAGTTGGTGGAGTGTCTCCAGTTACGATAGCTTCAGCTAGAGCTGAACAACCGGGATATCCACACCCTCCACAATTTGCTCCAGGCAAAAGTTTATTGACATCTTCAATTCTCGGATCCTTTTCTACGCTAAACTTTTTTGATGCCAAAAGCAGCCCAAAGCCTGCTGCAAAACCAGAAGCACCAACAACAATTATAGCTTCAATCATCTATTTACCTCTTACTATTATATTTTTACCAATCCAGAAAAACCCATAAAAGCAAGTGCAAGAATACCTGCAGTAATAAATGCTATTGGCAAACCTCTAAAGTAAAAAGGGATATCTGATAATTCAATACGCTCCCTAATCCCTGCAAAAAGCACAAGAGCAAGTCCAAAACCCAAAGATGAACCTATAGTAAATACAAGCATCTGAAGAAAATTAAACTTAAATTGTATATTGAGTAATGCAGCCCCGAGTATTGCACAGTTGGTAGTTATCAACGGCAAAAATATACCAAGGCTCTTGTAAAGAGCTGGTGAAGTTTTCTCAATTACCATCTCCACAAACTGTACTAAAGATGCAATCACGAGAATAAACACAATAGTTTGTAAATAACCGAGATTTAGTGGATTAAGAACGGTATACTGTATTATCCACGTAATAACACCAGCCATAGTCATTACAAATGTCACGGCAAAGGACATCCCTATGGCAGTATCAAGCTTTTTGGAGACCCCGAAAAAAGGACATATTCCTAAAAATCTACTTAAAACAAAGTTGTTTACAAGAACAGCACTTATAAAAATAAGTATTAACTCTTTCATATCACACCCTTATCTCACTAATTAGTTGCCACTTTTTAAGTGGCAACTAATTTATAGTAAGTGATTTATTTCAATTTTGCAATAAAAATTCCCCTGAAGTCACCCCAAAATTTGCAAAACATCAATTCATTAAGATAGAGGAAAAACATTTTTCTCATTCTCTTGGGAACATCACGTTTTGCTCAAAGATATGTTCCTCTAAACCACCGCCGTTATGGTTCTAAATGTAGGGGCAGTTCATGAACTGCCCCTACATCAGAAAAATATTTTTCTACGAACCAATAAAACTAAAATTTGTAAATAAATGGGGTGACTCTAGAAATGTTCGTTTTTGTTTGTTATTGATGCACTATGAGATTGCTTCCCGAGCACCTAATTTGAAAAATGATGATGTTTGAGCTGGTTTTGTTTGGAAATGGGATATGGTATTTGCGAAATGAGTCCTCATGTTAGGTGCTCGGTCGCTGGTGACGACATTACCGTCATCGCGAGGACCAAGCACCTAACATCTTAAGTGCTCGGGACGAAGCGTTCTCTTTTAATTAGTTCCTGCTTTTTAGTAAATTAGTTTTCATGCAAAAACTAATTTGGGGTTAGCACCCCCTTTAAACCCCCCTAATAAGGATAAAACTTAGTTTTCTATAAAAAACTAGTTTTCATAATAACTAGTTTGGAGATGAAAGTTTTTAGTTTACCACGTTTTATGGTTTAGAAGTAAAGTATTTTTATATAACTTTTTAATATAAAATTAATTTAAAAACATAAATCTATTATTTTTACTTAGTTCTCACTTTTTCAGTGAGAACTAAGTATGGGATAAAAACTAACAAAACCATAAAAAAATATTATTTATTAATTAGTTGCCACTTTTCCAGTGGCAACTAATTAAGTTACAGACTTTTTATTTCTCTTATCATCCAAATAATTTATAATAAAAAGTAAAAATCCTAATGCCAAAAACGCCCCTGGAGGTAAAATCATAACGATTGCTGGACTAAAACTCTCTCCCAATAAATTTACGCCAAGAATAGAGCCGTTACCGAGAAGCTCCCTAACACATCCCAGAACAAAAAGAGCAAATGTAAAACCTAAACCTATACCAAAACCATCTATTAAAGAATCCATCACATTATTTTTAGAAGCAAAGCTTTCAGCCCTACCGAGTATTACACAGTTTACAACGATCAAAGGGATAAATAACCCCAAGCTCTTGTGTAAACTGTGAGCATATGCATTCATAAGTAAATCTATCATTGTAACAAAACTTGCAATCACCACAATATAAGCAGGAATCCTCACTTTCGAAGGAATAAAATCTTTTATCAAAGAAACTACAATATTGGAGCATACAAGCACTGCAGTGGTAGCAAGCCCCATCCCTATACCGTTTTTTGCTGAAGTGGTCACAGCAAGGGTAGGACACATCCCCAATACTTGCTTAAAAACTGCATTGTTTTTCCAAAACCCTTCTGTAAAAATCCTCATTTTCATTTTGAGCCCTCCAGGACATTCTTCACTATAAACTCTAGCCCATTCTTTGCAGCTTCACTAACAGCACGAGGACTAATTGTAGCACCACTGAATTGATCAATCACACCACCATCCTTTTTCACTGCAATTTTATCTTTCAGAGTAAGCCCCTTAAATTCATCCTTAAACCACTCCTCTTCAATCTTCGAGCCAAGCCCAGGTGTTTCAGCATGCTTTAAAATTTCGATACCGGAAATTTTTCCGCTAGTATTCACACCCACAAGCACTACAATACTACCGCCATACCCTTTTTCAGAAACAGACTTCACCGCATACCCAACAACCTTTCCACCCTTTTTAGCTACAAATACTGTCTTATCTCTTATCTTTTTTATATCTTTATCGGGAGAATTATCATATTCAGGTAATACTACTTTTAATGCTTTCAGCAACTCCAATCTGTATTGATACTCAATCTTCTCTTTGGTCATAGAATTGACAATTGCAAGAGCAGTGGCAGCAATTACACCAATCACAGTCAAAACAAATACCATTTTAAATCCGTTATCACGCACTGGTAACCTCACCAAAACTTTTTGGTCTTAGATAATAATCTATCAAAGGAACGAAAGCATTCATAATAAGGATAGCAAAGGAAACCCCTTCGGGATATCCGCCAAACAATCTAATCACTGCAGTTAATATACCGCAACCGATACCAAAAATAATCTGCCCTTTCTTTGTAACAGGACTTGTAACCATATCAGTAGCCATAAAAAAAGCACCAAGCATCAAACCACCTGAAAAAAGATGAATTACAGGATTCAATGTTTTTTCAGGAGTAAACAACCAGTAAGGAACAACAATAACTAAAAATGCAACAATAAAACTAACCGGTATATGCCAGGAGATTATCCTTTTATAAAGTAAGAACAAACCACCCAAAATTATTGCAATGGCAGAAATTTCACCCAGTGAACCACCCACATTACCTAAGAACAGATTACTTACATTGGCAATTTCACTTGATACAATTTTTCCATAGGTAAGCACTTCTGTTTTTGACTGCCCAAGTGGTGTTGCTACACTAACCGCATCAATCATAAATTTTTGCGTAATAGGTACAGGTTTTATCCAATTTGTCATCTGAGCTGGCCAAGAAATGAGTAAAAACACTCTTGCCACCAACGCAGGATTAAAAGGGTTTTGTCCAAGACCACCAAAAACCTGTTTCCCCACAATAATAGCAATAAAACTACCCACAAGTATTAACCACCATGGACTTGAAGGAGGCAAATTCATGGCAAGCAAAATGGCTGTCACTAGTGCCGAATTATCGTGTAAGGTTATCTTTCTTTTGCTGATTTTTTGAAATGCAGCCTCAAAAAAGAGAGTAAAAATTATCGTTAAAAGATACGTTCTTATAGCATAAAAACCGAAATAGTAAATGGATACACCCATGGCGGGGATTAAGGCATAAACTACATAGAGCATTATTTTGTCTGTTTTTAAATCATCCCTCTCATGAGGGGAAAAGGTAACGAATAACTTATTTTGCTGCATCTTTCTTCTGCCTCATCATATTCATTATTTCTCTTTTTGCCGTTTTAAAATATCCTACAAGGGGTCTTCTTGAAGGACATACATAACTGCAACAACCACATTCAATACAATTTAAAACATGCCATTCACTCAATCTTTCATACATCTCGTTTACAGAAAATTGTTCCATTATGGCAGGTACAAGTCCCATAGGGCATGCTTCCACACATCTACCGCATCTAATACAGTTATTCATTGATAAATCAGGCAAATCCGTATCTCTATACACAATAATACCGCTTGTCCCCTTCATTACAGGAGTATCAAGATTAAAAAGGGCAAACCCCATCATCGGCCCACCCATTACAATCTTCTTAATATTTCCAAGGGGACCACCGCAAGCTTCTATTAACTTTCCCACAGGCACACCGATAGGCACAAGAAGATTTTTTGGCTCTTTCACTGCCCCGGTAATGGTAACCACCCTCTCCAGAAGCGGCTTTCTCATCTCACAAGCTTCATATACCGCAAGACACGTTCCTACGTTGTGAACAATAACACCCACTTCCAGAGGCAATTTCCCTTCAGGAACAACCCTATTTACTGTCGCTTTTATGAGCTGTTTTTCACCACCTTGAGGATATTTTACTTCTAAAGGGATTAACTCAAAATCGTATTCACCTTTTAAACTTTCAAAAGCGCTAATAGCATCAGGTTTATTTTTTTCAATACCGATAATCAACTTCTCAATTTCAAGTTCACTCTGTATTAGTTTTGCACCCTTCAAAATTTCAGCAGTCTTTTCCACCATTAACCTATGGTCACAAGTAAGATAAGGCTCACATTCAGCACCGTTAATTATCAGATAATCTATCTTTTTAGGCGGAGATAATTTCACATGAGATGGAAAAGTAGCCCCACCAAGACCTACAATTCCTGCAGCAAGAACCTTATCCTGGAACTTACTAACCTCATCAATGGGAACAAAATCATCATCAATCTCGGTAACTTTAATCCTTACAGAAGGAACACTACCCATTATTGGATGAGGGGCATTTTCAATATTTACCACTTCCCCTGTTACAGAAGAATGGATATTAGAACTGACAAACCCTTTCGATTTACCTATAAGCTGTCCTCTCTTCACAGTCTCTTTCTTCTTTACCACAGCTTCAGCAGGCGCACCTATATGCTGAATGAGAGGGATAACGACTTCATCACCCACATTTAGATTAAATTTTTCAATCTGTTTACCGGAAGTTTTCTCTTTGTTGTACTTTGGATGAATACCACCTTTAAAACCAAAATACGGCATATTTCACCTTATTTTTTGTATTTTTTATGTTCCACAATGATATCTGTTTTAGCCAAAAGCTCATCTGCAAGGGGATCGTTGTAATCTTCTTCGTAAACAATTCTTTTTATCCCCGCATTAATAATCATCTTCGTACAAATGGAACACGGTTTTGTATTTGTATATATCGTGCTCCCTTTTATGGATACGCCGTGATATGCCGCTTGTATTATGGCATTCTGCTCGGCATGTAGCCCTCTGCATAACTCATGCCTTTGACCTGATGGTACATTCAACTTTACCCTCAAACACCCTACCGCTTCACAATGAGTAATATTCCTTGGTACTCCATTGTATCCTGTGGCAAGAATTTGCCTATCTTTTACAATAACAGCTCCTACCTGCCTTCTCAAACAGGTGGAGCGCTTTTTGACAACATTTACAATTTCTAAAAAGTATTCATCCCAATCAGGTCTCAATACAGTACACCTTTATACAATGGATATTTCTCACAAAGAGCCAAAACCTCTTTTTGTGTATTTTTAATAACTTCTTCATCATTAATATTTAAAAGCACATCGGCAATTAAATTGCCAATTGTTTCCATAGCATCCTCTTTCATACCTCTGGTTGTTACTGCAGGTGTTCCTATTCTAATACCACTGGTGATAAATGGACTTCTTGTTTCAAATGGGATTGTATTTTTATTTACTGTAATATTCGCTTTACCGAGAGCTTCTTCAGCATCTTTACCTGTAATATCTTTATCCGTCAAATCCATAAGTATTAAATGATTGTCAGTACCACCAGAAACGAGCCTAAAGCCTCTATTTTTCAATGTTTCTGCAAGGGCTTTTGCATTTTTAACAATTTGTCGCTGATACTCTTTAAACTCTTCATTCATCGCCTCTTTCAATGCTACTGCCTTAGCTGCAATAACATGCATAAGGGGACCACCTTGAATACCTGGAAAAATTTGAGAATTTATTTTCTTTGCATGTTCTTCCTTACAGAGAATAAGGCCACCCCTTGGCCCTCTTAATGTTTTATGTGTAGTTGTAGTAACAAAATCAGCATAAGGAACAGGAGATGGATGGACACCGGCAGCCACAAGCCCTGCAATATGCGCCATATCTACCATAACATAAGCGCCAACTTTATCAGCAATTTTTCTAAATGCTTCAAAGTCTATAATTCTAGGATACGCACTTGCACCTACTACGATCATTTTAGGTTTGTGTTCCAATGCAAGGCGCTCTACTTCTTCGTAATCAATGGTCTCGGTTTCTTTATCCACACCATATGAGATTACATTAAAAAATCTTCCAGAAAAGTTCACCGGACTACCATGAGTGAGATGACCACCATGAGTTAAATTCATCCCTAAAATAGTATCACCTGGCTGCAATACAGAGAAATACACTGCCATATTCGCTTGACTACCTGAATGAGGCTGTACATTTGCATGCTCTGCACCAAATAGCTCTTTAGCTCTATCTATGGCAAGTTGCTCTGCAATATCTACAAATTCACAACCACCGTAATATCTCTTACCAGGATATCCTTCGGCATATTTATTTGTCATTATTGAGCCTTGAGCCTCTAACACTGCAGAAGAAACAAAGTTTTCACTCGCAATCAACTCTATATGAGTTTCCTGCCTTTCAATCTCTTTTATCAAAGCATTATAAACTTCTATATCAATTTTTTTTACATTTTCGTATAAATTCATTTATTTCCCTCCAAATATTCTTTCCAAAATTTTGCTGCCAATTCATCTATTTTGTTGATTCTTCTTAAATGCCTTCCCCCTTCAAATTCCGTATTTAACCATGTATTTAAAATATCTTTTGCAAGCTCTACCCCTATAATCCTTCCACCAAGAGCCAGTAAATTAGCATTATTGTGAAGCCTACTCATCTTTGCTGTAAAAGAATCCCAGCAAAGTGCAGCCCTTACACCTGGAAATCTATTTGCAGTAATCGATATACCAATCCCTGTACCACAAAGTATCACTCCTCTCTCCACTTCCCCTTTCGAGATAGCAACAGCCACTTTATATGCATACTCTGGATAATCCACAGATTCTTCGCTATATGTACCATAATCTTTTACAGTGTATCCCAAGCTTTCCAGGTATTTTGAGATTTCAGATTTGAGATGAAAACCGCCGTGATCTGAGCCTAAAGCTATAACTTTTTCACTCATAGCAATCCCTACGTTTTATTTTTAATGAGTCATTGTTCTATAATCTAAAACCTTTACTATGTCAACATAAACAAATTTATGTTTCAAGTGCTAAGCGTTAAGTGAAAAGTTTTGAATGTAATAGTTCAATAACACTTAGCACCAAAAACTCAAATTCTTCACTTACACTTACGCTTTATCAATAATTTCTTGGTATATCTAACATTCTTTGAATAGATTTTAAAGCTTTTTTCCTGATTTCCTCATCAACAGTTATAACATACCGTTCTTTTATAAGAGCATCGTAAACTTTACGCAAAGTTGTCTTTTTCATATTTTGACAAACAAAGTTTTCATAAGCAAAGATAAATTCTTTATCTGGATTTTCTTTCCTCAATCTATATCCCACACCTTGCTCGGTACCAATGATAAAACGCTTTTTGTTACTCTCTTTAACGTATTTATAAACACCTGATGTGGAACAAACATGATCTGCTATATCTATGACATCGGGTGGACATTCAGGATGCGCCACAAAAACAGCATCAGGATACTGCTCTTTAAGCTTTAGCACCTGTTCTTTCCTTACTTTATGATGGATTGGACAAAAACCCTCCCAAAGAATTACTTCTTTATCAACAAATCGAGATACATAATGGCCAAGATTCTTATCTGGAACAAAAATAATTTTATCTGAATCAAGGGAATTTACTACATTAATTGCATTTGCGGATGTACAGCATATATCACTTTCTGCCTTTACTTCTGCTGATGTATTTACATAACAGACAACCGGTACGCCAGGATGTTTCTTTTTTAACTCTCTGAGCCCTTCAGCTGTCACCATATCAGCCATTGGACATCCAGCATCAATTTCTGGTAACAATACCTTTTTATCAGGAGAAAGGATATACGCTGTTTCCGCCATAAAATGGACACCACAGAATACAATTGTTTTTTGCTTTACTTTTGATGCCTCAATACTCAAACCTAAAGAATCACCTGTAAAGTCCGCTATTTCTTGAATATCATCAATTTGGTAGTTATGGGCCAACAATACAGCATCTTTCTCTTTCAGTAATCTTCTAATTTCTTTTTTAATGTCCATAAAATTACCCCTCAATTACTTTAAAAATTTTTTTAAAATCTCTTACCTTCTTTGTATCTTTGTCGATATAAAAAACTACGGCATTAAATACCATTTTTCCTTTCTTTTCAACCTCAAATTTTGAAGGTATTCCAGTTAAAAAACGATTAATCGGGGCATTCTTCTCCATCCCTATCACAGAATCAAGTGCTCCACACATTCCAACATCTGAAATATAAAATGTTCCCTTTGGAAGTAATCTGTCATCATTGGTTTGAACATGTGTATGAGTACCGATTACTGCTGCAGCCCTGCCATCCACATACAGACCAAAAGCATTCTTTTCGCTGGTTGCCTCAGCATGAAAATCCACCAATACCACAGTTTTTGATACTTTATCATATATTTCGTCAAAAACTCTGAAAGGGCAGTCGGATAACGGCATAAAAACTCTGCCCATTAGATTAATAACGGTTATTTCCATATCTCCCACTGTCACTGTAATAAAGCCAGCCCCCGGCACTCCTTCAGGATAATTGGCTGGTCTTATGAGATATTCCATTTCATCAAGTTGATTTGCCGTTTCTTTTTTATCCCAGATATGATTACCGGTAGTGATTATATCAATCCCTTTATT from Deferribacter autotrophicus includes the following:
- the rsxE gene encoding electron transport complex subunit RsxE, which translates into the protein MKMRIFTEGFWKNNAVFKQVLGMCPTLAVTTSAKNGIGMGLATTAVLVCSNIVVSLIKDFIPSKVRIPAYIVVIASFVTMIDLLMNAYAHSLHKSLGLFIPLIVVNCVILGRAESFASKNNVMDSLIDGFGIGLGFTFALFVLGCVRELLGNGSILGVNLLGESFSPAIVMILPPGAFLALGFLLFIINYLDDKRNKKSVT
- a CDS encoding deoxycytidylate deaminase, whose protein sequence is MRPDWDEYFLEIVNVVKKRSTCLRRQVGAVIVKDRQILATGYNGVPRNITHCEAVGCLRVKLNVPSGQRHELCRGLHAEQNAIIQAAYHGVSIKGSTIYTNTKPCSICTKMIINAGIKRIVYEEDYNDPLADELLAKTDIIVEHKKYKK
- a CDS encoding TIGR00282 family metallophosphoesterase, with the protein product MNILFIGDLIGRAGRKVVSALLDSIKYEYGIDLVIANGENSAGGFGINEKIYKELRNKGIDIITTGNHIWDKKETANQLDEMEYLIRPANYPEGVPGAGFITVTVGDMEITVINLMGRVFMPLSDCPFRVFDEIYDKVSKTVVLVDFHAEATSEKNAFGLYVDGRAAAVIGTHTHVQTNDDRLLPKGTFYISDVGMCGALDSVIGMEKNAPINRFLTGIPSKFEVEKKGKMVFNAVVFYIDKDTKKVRDFKKIFKVIEG
- the glyA gene encoding serine hydroxymethyltransferase translates to MNLYENVKKIDIEVYNALIKEIERQETHIELIASENFVSSAVLEAQGSIMTNKYAEGYPGKRYYGGCEFVDIAEQLAIDRAKELFGAEHANVQPHSGSQANMAVYFSVLQPGDTILGMNLTHGGHLTHGSPVNFSGRFFNVISYGVDKETETIDYEEVERLALEHKPKMIVVGASAYPRIIDFEAFRKIADKVGAYVMVDMAHIAGLVAAGVHPSPVPYADFVTTTTHKTLRGPRGGLILCKEEHAKKINSQIFPGIQGGPLMHVIAAKAVALKEAMNEEFKEYQRQIVKNAKALAETLKNRGFRLVSGGTDNHLILMDLTDKDITGKDAEEALGKANITVNKNTIPFETRSPFITSGIRIGTPAVTTRGMKEDAMETIGNLIADVLLNINDEEVIKNTQKEVLALCEKYPLYKGVLY
- the rsxA gene encoding electron transport complex subunit RsxA, with the protein product MKELILIFISAVLVNNFVLSRFLGICPFFGVSKKLDTAIGMSFAVTFVMTMAGVITWIIQYTVLNPLNLGYLQTIVFILVIASLVQFVEMVIEKTSPALYKSLGIFLPLITTNCAILGAALLNIQFKFNFLQMLVFTIGSSLGFGLALVLFAGIRERIELSDIPFYFRGLPIAFITAGILALAFMGFSGLVKI
- a CDS encoding RnfABCDGE type electron transport complex subunit D is translated as MQQNKLFVTFSPHERDDLKTDKIMLYVVYALIPAMGVSIYYFGFYAIRTYLLTIIFTLFFEAAFQKISKRKITLHDNSALVTAILLAMNLPPSSPWWLILVGSFIAIIVGKQVFGGLGQNPFNPALVARVFLLISWPAQMTNWIKPVPITQKFMIDAVSVATPLGQSKTEVLTYGKIVSSEIANVSNLFLGNVGGSLGEISAIAIILGGLFLLYKRIISWHIPVSFIVAFLVIVVPYWLFTPEKTLNPVIHLFSGGLMLGAFFMATDMVTSPVTKKGQIIFGIGCGILTAVIRLFGGYPEGVSFAILIMNAFVPLIDYYLRPKSFGEVTSA
- the rsxC gene encoding electron transport complex subunit RsxC; protein product: MPYFGFKGGIHPKYNKEKTSGKQIEKFNLNVGDEVVIPLIQHIGAPAEAVVKKKETVKRGQLIGKSKGFVSSNIHSSVTGEVVNIENAPHPIMGSVPSVRIKVTEIDDDFVPIDEVSKFQDKVLAAGIVGLGGATFPSHVKLSPPKKIDYLIINGAECEPYLTCDHRLMVEKTAEILKGAKLIQSELEIEKLIIGIEKNKPDAISAFESLKGEYDFELIPLEVKYPQGGEKQLIKATVNRVVPEGKLPLEVGVIVHNVGTCLAVYEACEMRKPLLERVVTITGAVKEPKNLLVPIGVPVGKLIEACGGPLGNIKKIVMGGPMMGFALFNLDTPVMKGTSGIIVYRDTDLPDLSMNNCIRCGRCVEACPMGLVPAIMEQFSVNEMYERLSEWHVLNCIECGCCSYVCPSRRPLVGYFKTAKREIMNMMRQKKDAAK
- a CDS encoding RnfABCDGE type electron transport complex subunit G codes for the protein MRDNGFKMVFVLTVIGVIAATALAIVNSMTKEKIEYQYRLELLKALKVVLPEYDNSPDKDIKKIRDKTVFVAKKGGKVVGYAVKSVSEKGYGGSIVVLVGVNTSGKISGIEILKHAETPGLGSKIEEEWFKDEFKGLTLKDKIAVKKDGGVIDQFSGATISPRAVSEAAKNGLEFIVKNVLEGSK
- a CDS encoding RnfABCDGE type electron transport complex subunit B; the encoded protein is MIEAIIVVGASGFAAGFGLLLASKKFSVEKDPRIEDVNKLLPGANCGGCGYPGCSALAEAIVTGDTPPTACPVGGAELAEKIGKLLGLEVGASVRKVAKIKCRGGHNECPSKYDYYGPLDCHAIVLLGGGNKGCIYGCVGGGSCVKACNFDALKMGENGIPVVDEDKCTACGLCVKACPRNLIELIDVEKRYLVTCSSKDKGVETKKVCSVGCIACRLCAKNCPVDAIIVENNVAYIQPEKCTNCGKCEEVCPTKAIVKL
- the nadA gene encoding quinolinate synthase NadA; amino-acid sequence: MDIKKEIRRLLKEKDAVLLAHNYQIDDIQEIADFTGDSLGLSIEASKVKQKTIVFCGVHFMAETAYILSPDKKVLLPEIDAGCPMADMVTAEGLRELKKKHPGVPVVCYVNTSAEVKAESDICCTSANAINVVNSLDSDKIIFVPDKNLGHYVSRFVDKEVILWEGFCPIHHKVRKEQVLKLKEQYPDAVFVAHPECPPDVIDIADHVCSTSGVYKYVKESNKKRFIIGTEQGVGYRLRKENPDKEFIFAYENFVCQNMKKTTLRKVYDALIKERYVITVDEEIRKKALKSIQRMLDIPRNY
- the rpiB gene encoding ribose 5-phosphate isomerase B, translated to MSEKVIALGSDHGGFHLKSEISKYLESLGYTVKDYGTYSEESVDYPEYAYKVAVAISKGEVERGVILCGTGIGISITANRFPGVRAALCWDSFTAKMSRLHNNANLLALGGRIIGVELAKDILNTWLNTEFEGGRHLRRINKIDELAAKFWKEYLEGNK